TTTGTATGATAATTATGTTCGTTATATATGTTATAGAAGAACTCTTAAAATATTTAAATGTGCTTCCATAGTAAACAAACAAAAAAAGCCAAAGAGGTGTCGAATCGATTTGAAGCTGAAATAGAAGATATAGACAACTTTCCTATATCTGAACATTTTGTAGGTTTTGAATATCCAAAAACACCAATTATTACCAATGAAAATATACAATTGGTACAAAATGTTTCTTGGGGATTACATCCTCATTGGGCACCAGATGATTGGAACAGGAACTATACTTTAAACGCAAGGATTGAAACCTTAGCAGAAAAACCATCTTTTAAAAACATTCAAGATAATAGATGCATTATTATTGTTGATGGTTTTTACGAATGGCAACATTATTACGGTCAGAAAGTAAAATATGAAATAGGAAACAAAAATGAATTGTTTGCTTTGGCAGGTTTGTATGATGAGCATGATGGTGTAAAATCTTATACAATAATTACAACCGAAGCTCAAGGTATTATGAAAGAAATACATAATACAAAACTCCGTATGCCTTACGCTTTTACGGAG
Above is a genomic segment from Wenyingzhuangia fucanilytica containing:
- a CDS encoding SOS response-associated peptidase, with protein sequence MCFHSKQTKKAKEVSNRFEAEIEDIDNFPISEHFVGFEYPKTPIITNENIQLVQNVSWGLHPHWAPDDWNRNYTLNARIETLAEKPSFKNIQDNRCIIIVDGFYEWQHYYGQKVKYEIGNKNELFALAGLYDEHDGVKSYTIITTEAQGIMKEIHNTKLRMPYAFTELDKMHSWLQGNQVDNFYDFTAIQLDDKQGVLF